The Dunckerocampus dactyliophorus isolate RoL2022-P2 chromosome 14, RoL_Ddac_1.1, whole genome shotgun sequence genome includes the window ttaatcatgcaaaaaaatgccacgcacacacacttgcatgcaaaaataaacaagttaACCAAACAATCCAATAATGAATAAGTGTTATTTCAGTCTTTACTTACCGTCGCTGTGCTGCTTTATGTGCACGCTGTGTCCACGCAGGCTGtctctctcctgtgtgtgtgcgcgcgtcaGGGAGGGGCGTGCGTGTGCACatctgcatgcacacacacaaacacacatagagGTCACAAATAAAACTCCTTGCTTCCTTCTTTTTACTTGGACACATTTCTACTGTCTTTGCACTCCTCCCTCGCCGATGACGCAACAGCAGCTTTGTTTATTTGCCCTATACGTGGAACAGGATGGTCTTTGCAAATAAAGCACTAATTGGTCAATTAACAGCCGCCATTGAGCGCGTAAAGCAAGCCGCATCGTATTAATGTTATATTAATTGCGGAATGAGTGCACTTTTAACTTATAAGTAAGACATGGACGTCCCGTGCATGCAATCCACACTGCGGTGTTTGTGTTACActcaacataaataaatacactgcGTGTGCATTCAAGACTAGCACCCTCCTCCCTCCGTCATCCCCCCTGCTGCTCGGAACATTGAGCAAGCCCTCGGATAAACACACAATTAGCGGCAGGTGAATAAActtgtttgggggggggtgcTAATTACATGCTTAACGTAAACAAAAGGCGCGTAAAAGAATGTGAATTAGCACTCCCATGCCCTCCTCCCCGTTCTCTCCCCTCACTCCCTCCATTCAGGTTTTGCATTTCACCTCTTGTCCACTCTATAGGAGTGATTTCCGAATTGCCTGCGAGGGCAACTccacccaaaaaaagagagagaggctCCACTAAAACATAATGCTAGATAATACCTGCAGCTTTGCTTTCAATGGTGGACACCTAAATTGGTGCACCAGGAGAGCCAGTCAGGTAAGGAGGCTTTGCATATTAGGCTCTAGTGGTGCTAAGCCTTCACTTGtaacttcattttgtgtgtgtatgtgtgtgtgtgtgtgtgtgtgtgtgtgcgcgtgcgtatGCGTGTGTGTAAGGCTTGGCTTTAACCCCAGCGTGAAAATACCAGCCTTTTACTTCCAGTCCAGGGAGCTTTCTCCAAACGGTGCCACTTGGAATTACTCTTCCCGAATGAGCTTCAGGAGGGTAACAAAGTGGACAGGTTGGGTCcgaacactaacacacacatacacgcgcaTAACCATAAAGAGCACAAATATCCTCATTCTGCTGTTGCATGGTCACAATGATGTTTACAAGTAGTATAATGTTTCTGGTGCGTAAAGGTCTATGCGTAATGGGTGCTTTTACGCATAAGCAGGATAAGTCTAGACTCACTTTACTGACTTGTGTCCGGTCCAAGTTTCAGTCTGTGGTCAGCTCAGGAGAAGGTGCACATCTAgagcgagagcgagagagagagaggggggaaAGTTTTGAATTCCAGAATGATTTTGCAGCAAAGGCGGCTTAGGATCATTATGTCAGCTTTCTGGAAGGTGAGATTAGGCGTCTCGAATCGTGCACGGCCCCCATGCAGCAGCAGCTCAGCTCTCACAATGCGCGCCACTATTCGCCCCGGCGCGATTTTAACACGCTGTCTAAATATGAGCCGCAAACATGAAAATCACACCGCCTCGGCTACCGCACTAAAGCCGAGTCCTGTGACAGAGGATGTGGACATGGATCGTGTCTTAAAGCATTAGCGGATCAACCGGCTGCTCAAAAGTGCTCCCACGAGTGAGTTTTCGAGCACTTGACTTGTCTTTAATCGAGTATTGATAAAGATTTGGGCTTGTAAATGAAGGGGCCCGCGCCGAGAGGTGGGGTGAGCGGCGTCAGAGTTCAGCCTGCACCGGGACCTGCAGCAGCTAGCACCCGGTGACCAAAGAGGAAGAGCCGGCCACCATAGTGCCCCATCCTGACCTGGATTTaactgaaaaaaagacaaaaataacataaataaaaaagaatatcGGTATGGAAATGTTGCTTTGTCCTCCCGAGTTGCAAGCCATTTGTGATTTAAAGCCTCCTGCGTCGCCTCCCTCCATCCTCCTGCAGGCTGCACGTCCTCCCTCTTTCCGGCTTGAACGAGCCTCGTTAAAGATGGCAATAATATTCCACCCTCTAATTGCTCATTCCGCGGAGAAGGCTGCGGATGTTAGGCTGGGATAGACGCAGGGAAGGGTGGGGGGAGtaaggggggcgggggggttgcCGTAGAGATGGAAGACTCTGATAACCCCCCGTGTGCGCGGCACTGGTGGTGAAAGCCTCTCGCTACGTACTGGCTAATGATTGGCACGCTTGACAGTGATTGGCAGCGCTGCCATGGCAACGGCGCAGCGACACCAAGAAGACCAATAGAAAAGGGAAACAAAATGTTTCAATGCTACACTCAACGGCGGATTTAGGGGGGAGATATTATGAGGCTGGTGTCATTAGGCGATAGCCATTGAATCATTCGATCTCCTTTTTTTTTAGAGCAACTTCGCCGTGGCTCTCGTCGGGCGATTCGCCCCCTCTTTTTTCTCCATAATTTTGGTTCGTCTCTCAGGTCATTTCCATGGTTTTCCGATCGCCTTTAGAGCTTTAtccctcccatttcttcctGCCAAACTTCGCTGATCGCCCCCTGCTCCTGGCGAACAGCGCGCCAGCTGCCCGGTCCCCGGAAGACTTGTCCATGTTCCAGCTACCCACACTCAACTTCTCCCCGGAGCAGGTGGCGAGCGTCTGCGAGACGCTGGAGGAGACCGGGGACATCGAGCGGCTGGGTCGCTTCCTCTGGTCCCTGCCCGTGGCCCCCGGAGCGTGCGAGGCCATCAACAAGCATGAGTCCATCCTGCGCGCCCGGGCCGTGGTGGCCTTCCATACGGGCAACTTCAGGGACCTCTACCACATCCTGGAGAACCACAAGTTCACCAAGGACTCGCACGGCAAGCTGCAAGCCATGTGGCTGGAGGCGCACTACCAGGAGGCCGAGAAACTCCGCGGACGCCCGCTGGGTCCCGTGGACAAGTACCGGGTGAGGAAGAAGTTCCCGCTGCCTCGGACCATCTGGGACGGCGAGCAGAAGACGCACTGTTTCAAGGAGCGGACGCGGAGCCTGCTCAGGGAGTGGTACCTGCAGGACCCCTATCCGAATCCCAGCAAGAAAAGGGAACTGGCTCAAGCCACTGGACTCACTCCCACACAGGTCGGCAACTGGTTTAAGAACCGGAGGCAACGAGACAGAGCCGCGGCGGCAAAGAACAGGTTGGTGGATTTGCTCTTCTTCTTAACTTCAACCTGAAATAAGGACACAAATACGCGTTAAAATGGGCTACAGAGTACCGGGGAGACTGCCGAGGCTGCCCGGCTGGGGTGGATTGACAAGCTGCCACATATCGCTGGCAAGCGTGAGCAAAGAACACATGAAATCGCGGAAAGTAATCTGCTTTAAACGTCCAAAAGtgtcacaaaaacatttaatgttCCACTCAATCGGCATCTACTGCACTGCTATTTCATTTAACTTGCACACAATGACATTTGGAGTAACCATAAGCAAACAATGTATGCAAtgtaaagatacaaaaacactgaCCCAATAGTAATGATAAAGTAAGAAATTATTCGGTTGGGGTTTTGCAGAATAAGGTGACTAATATTCTATTTTCTTGCTATAAGTGAAGATGCTCCTATTGTATTACTGCTATATTTTGCACGCTATTACCGTTTGATTTAAAATACgtagaaaaatgttgaaaaatagcTACGTGATAATAATTATTCTACACCTTTAAATAATTGTTTACAAAGCATATCCCACATTGTTGTCTATTACAACAGTTAcggtaatatttatttaatctcCCCCTTCACACTTTTAGctgcatttgtcatttttgaatgTCACCCTGCATTGTTATAAGAAAGATTATCCCAGATGATATTAGTGATATTAATACTTAAAGCCTTATGCACACAGGCTATATTCATAACATTAAGTGTGGTATCATTCCACTAAAAAATGCTACAATTGATTaaaacgacacacacacacacacacacacacatgctggagATGAGCTAAGCCATATGAAGACTATTTCTAATGCTTTTGCTAAATGAAGAGATAGATTTCCTCGCTGATATTATCCCGCCACGGTGAGTTTATTATGATGAGTGGATTGCAGATAAACATTTAGGATGATTGCAATAAACTACCACGTCACTCATTCATGCAACACACTCCTCAGTAGCCTGCATCCCTCTCACAACAGAGAAAAACTGCAGCATTATTAAggattattttttgggggggagaggGGGTAAAGTAAAAATAGATTAGTGCACCGAATATTGCAGATATGtggtaaatgtatttaatttcagcatgttggtgtgtgtgttgtgggggGACATTTGCTCCAAACAGTGCAGTGTTTTGTGATGGAGGCATGCATGCATGGCTGGGGCCGGCTTGGGGGTGCAAAGAAAAGGCGACCCTTATTTTTCAGGAGGGGGCATGGTGGTGAGGAGGGGTGTTCATGGTGAAAAGAGGGAGCCTTCTAAAGTCTAATTGCCATTTCTCTCATTTTGCTGCAAAAACTCACCCCCTTTCTCTCCTTCGCCTTGTCCGCTGCAGGCTCCAGCACCAAGCAATAGGACCCGCCGGCATGAGGTCCCTCTCGGAGGCCGGCCTCACCCCTCACAGCTCGGCGGAGTCGCCCTCCACCGCGGCCAGCCCCACCACCAGCGTGTCCAGTATGACGGAGCGAGTCGACACCGGGACCTCCATTCTGTCCGTCACCTCCAGTGACTCGGAGTGCGACGTATGATacgcaaaaacaacacaaaaaacacacaaaaacacataagaaaaaagagaaatattTACTGGGAAAATGGacctgagaggaaaaaaaagacttatgAAATATCGAGGATGGGGGGGGGAAAGGACCGATTGATATAAATATTGAATAAAAAGAGATAaagcacgtttttttttttttattaaaagcgCTTTCAAAAAGGACACACGCCTCCTCTTCATCAAAAGCCCCCCACAAGCGCCACTAGACTACTTGCAtgaatattttgattttcttcttcattttgcCTCCAAAGTGCAAAGATGATCCTCCACCAGAAGCATCGATCAGAGGGAATTTtacattttcaccttttttgtgatgatgatgatggtgttgCTGAAGCAGCCGTCACGCGGACAAGATGCAATCCTGTTTTTccctccccccctttttttgttgtttttgtgttcatCAGACAATCATTTCAAGTCGTATAAgcacctttttgttttgtttttttaaaagaaaaaaatatcctgTCACTGCCTTTGTGGGGTCAAAATATGTTGATGACTGtatcagatttttattttttattttcaaaattttaTATGGAATGATGTATATAATATGTCGAAAATAACGCCATCATTCTCCCGCTGTGTAATATACGTGTAGAAATATGCTTGTACATAATTATTGCCCCGCCACCCACCTTCCCCTTCTTGTTCTTCCTCTCGTCTCATCCTCTTTTCTACCCCCCTCCCTCACTTTTCTTGGTGTTCCTACATAAAATATTTGTTGAAAACTTAAACACTCCAGTGCTGCAGGCCCGTTTGTTGTTGGTGATGATGTGACTTTAACGCACAAGACAGCATATCACAATagttacccccccccaaaaaaacaccctataataatgttgttgtttttttttaaataatcaaatataaaatgtaatttaaatgttTGCATAATGTGAGTCTCTCCATCGGCTTAGAGCTGCAAGATAAGTGGTTAAACACATGTTCATATTGGATCATTATTGGATTGTGGGGGCATTAACGCTCATCTCTGGCTTATGGCTGCAAGCACCATGCAGGTTACACTGTCAGGTCACCTAAaacctcctctcctctcctctcggagctgaaaacacacacaaaaagacttAATTCTTATTTGCGTCTGTGTTCATTAAAATAGGTACATTCCCAACACATGTGACCTATGCTGCA containing:
- the six3a gene encoding homeobox protein SIX3a; the encoded protein is MVFRSPLELYPSHFFLPNFADRPLLLANSAPAARSPEDLSMFQLPTLNFSPEQVASVCETLEETGDIERLGRFLWSLPVAPGACEAINKHESILRARAVVAFHTGNFRDLYHILENHKFTKDSHGKLQAMWLEAHYQEAEKLRGRPLGPVDKYRVRKKFPLPRTIWDGEQKTHCFKERTRSLLREWYLQDPYPNPSKKRELAQATGLTPTQVGNWFKNRRQRDRAAAAKNRLQHQAIGPAGMRSLSEAGLTPHSSAESPSTAASPTTSVSSMTERVDTGTSILSVTSSDSECDV